Proteins found in one Fodinibius saliphilus genomic segment:
- a CDS encoding NAD(P)(+) transhydrogenase (Re/Si-specific) subunit beta translates to MSDFLPPSVQAVLPNIIQLIYLLATGVFIMGIKRLGSPATARSGNQMAALGMFIGVVVTLFDQQIISYELIIAGIVVGSAIGTFAAKKVEMTAMPEMVAIFNGFGGGASALVAWGEFVRVGDPAMLASQDLVTIGLSILIGSITFTGSFIAFGKLKGFISGNPVTFPGQNFFNALLTIGTLVLVGWLTYDPSNQLVFWLIFGIALLLGILTVMPIGGADMPVVISLLNSYSGIAASMAGFVINNNLLIISGALVGAAGLILTNIMCKAMNRSLGNVLFGAFGGSDSSGSGPATDTDKTVRETTADDVAIQCTYANKVIIVPGYGLAVAQAQHVLKEVADKLEQKGVEVKYGIHPVAGRMPGHMNVLLAEADVPYDQLYDMEQINPDFKSTDVVLIIGANDVVNPTAKTEPGSPIYGMPIMNVADAERTIVFKRSLSPGFAGIDNPLFYKESNQMFFGDAKDSLQAITQSLNEV, encoded by the coding sequence ATGAGTGATTTTCTACCCCCTTCAGTTCAGGCGGTACTGCCGAATATCATACAACTTATATATCTGCTGGCTACCGGCGTATTTATTATGGGAATCAAAAGGCTTGGTTCTCCTGCTACCGCGCGATCAGGAAATCAAATGGCCGCACTGGGAATGTTTATTGGTGTTGTTGTCACTCTTTTTGATCAACAGATTATCTCATATGAACTCATTATAGCAGGCATAGTAGTAGGCTCTGCTATCGGAACCTTTGCAGCAAAAAAGGTAGAAATGACTGCAATGCCCGAAATGGTAGCTATCTTTAATGGATTTGGCGGTGGTGCCTCTGCCCTTGTTGCATGGGGGGAATTTGTCCGCGTTGGTGATCCTGCGATGCTTGCCAGTCAAGACCTTGTCACAATTGGACTCAGTATTCTAATAGGTTCTATTACCTTTACCGGTAGCTTTATCGCTTTTGGAAAACTTAAAGGCTTCATAAGCGGGAACCCGGTGACCTTTCCCGGACAGAATTTCTTTAATGCCCTATTAACGATTGGCACCCTGGTTCTCGTTGGCTGGCTTACCTACGATCCATCTAATCAACTCGTATTCTGGCTCATTTTCGGCATCGCTTTACTCTTGGGAATACTCACCGTTATGCCCATTGGTGGAGCTGATATGCCGGTTGTCATCTCATTGCTCAATTCCTACTCAGGCATTGCAGCATCAATGGCCGGATTTGTGATCAACAATAACCTGCTCATTATCAGTGGAGCTCTTGTTGGGGCCGCAGGTCTTATTCTCACTAATATCATGTGCAAAGCGATGAATCGCAGCCTCGGTAACGTACTTTTTGGAGCATTTGGTGGCAGCGACTCCTCGGGCAGTGGTCCGGCAACCGATACGGATAAAACTGTTCGTGAGACAACTGCTGATGATGTAGCTATTCAATGTACTTATGCCAATAAAGTCATTATAGTACCCGGATATGGATTGGCCGTAGCCCAGGCACAACATGTACTCAAAGAAGTTGCTGACAAGCTGGAACAGAAGGGCGTTGAGGTAAAATACGGTATCCACCCTGTAGCCGGACGTATGCCCGGGCATATGAATGTACTACTAGCCGAAGCGGATGTCCCTTATGATCAGCTCTATGATATGGAACAGATAAACCCTGACTTTAAATCAACGGATGTAGTACTGATAATCGGGGCTAACGATGTGGTCAATCCAACAGCAAAAACAGAACCCGGAAGTCCTATTTATGGCATGCCTATTATGAATGTTGCTGATGCTGAGCGAACAATTGTGTTTAAACGAAGTCTAAGCCCTGGTTTTGCTGGTATTGACAACCCACTTTTCTACAAAGAGTCAAACCAGATGTTCTTTGGCGATGCTAAGGATTCGCTGCAAGCTATTACACAATCATTGAATGAAGTGTAG
- the trxB gene encoding thioredoxin-disulfide reductase translates to MEDIAGKTFDVIIVGSGPAGLTAALYAARADLNPLVFEGPEPGGQLMQTTDVENYPGYPEGVMGPQMMQDFRAQAERFGADCRYGMVTDIDFDDRPYKIEVDEETEVFAKSIIVSTGASAKWLGLESEQEMRGKGVSACATCDGAFFRDEHVIVVGGGDTAMEEATFLTKFASKVTVLHRRQELRASKAMQNRAFNDEKIEFMWDTELKEVLGEEAVKGVKVINNETQEVTTLDDVKGVFIAIGHKPNTDLFEGVIKMDDVGYIETKGQSTKTDLPGIFACGDAMDPVYRQAVTAAGTGCRAALDAERFLAHAEVEEEKAVAE, encoded by the coding sequence ATGGAAGATATTGCTGGAAAAACATTTGATGTAATTATCGTTGGAAGTGGTCCTGCTGGGTTAACGGCAGCCCTTTATGCTGCACGGGCTGATCTGAATCCTCTTGTTTTTGAGGGGCCTGAACCTGGTGGCCAGTTAATGCAAACAACGGATGTTGAGAACTATCCGGGCTATCCTGAAGGGGTGATGGGGCCACAAATGATGCAGGATTTTCGTGCCCAGGCCGAACGCTTTGGTGCTGACTGTCGGTATGGGATGGTAACAGATATCGATTTTGATGACCGTCCGTATAAAATTGAAGTCGATGAAGAAACAGAAGTATTTGCAAAATCGATTATCGTTTCTACAGGAGCTTCAGCTAAATGGCTGGGACTGGAGAGTGAGCAGGAGATGCGTGGGAAGGGGGTTTCAGCCTGTGCCACATGCGATGGCGCCTTCTTCCGAGACGAACATGTTATTGTAGTGGGTGGTGGTGATACCGCAATGGAAGAAGCAACTTTTCTTACTAAATTTGCAAGCAAAGTTACCGTGCTTCATCGCCGGCAAGAATTACGAGCTTCTAAAGCGATGCAGAATCGCGCATTTAATGATGAGAAGATTGAGTTCATGTGGGATACCGAACTCAAAGAAGTTCTGGGTGAAGAAGCTGTTAAGGGGGTAAAAGTTATTAATAATGAAACTCAGGAAGTGACTACCCTCGATGATGTAAAAGGAGTCTTTATTGCTATTGGACACAAGCCGAATACCGACCTTTTTGAAGGTGTTATCAAGATGGATGATGTTGGATATATCGAAACGAAAGGACAGTCAACAAAGACCGACTTGCCGGGAATTTTTGCCTGCGGTGATGCTATGGATCCTGTCTATCGTCAAGCAGTGACAGCTGCAGGCACTGGATGCCGCGCAGCTCTTGATGCCGAACGTTTTTTAGCTCATGCTGAAGTTGAAGAGGAAAAAGCAGTAGCTGAGTAA
- a CDS encoding SusC/RagA family TonB-linked outer membrane protein: MLRKLLFTAIACLLAIGSAFAQTASISGTVIDASSGETLPGVNVFLPELQRGSPTNAQGEFEISNIEYGTYTIRVSFIGYETNEQQVEIDQANTKLEIQLASKQMQLDDVVVTAFGLAREERSVSYSVQEVSGENLTMASEENLVGSLSGKISGVQVIGSPGASLGGSEKIRIRGESGLSASNPLFVVDGTPISNRSFNINNRDFGNLAQDLNIGDVESISVLKGASASALYGNRAADGVIVIETKSGQAGQSADIEFTNSTVISKVYKLPDYQNKYAGGYSGELVNYTDPETGNSVPGLEYEADESWGPPMEGQKYRPWYSWYHGDFTGDGKDDYGTTTTLDPNPDNVRNFYDTGVKVSNSLAISGGSKNGTYRVSVKDLNKTGVMPNSKLDKTFLNFKGSLKHGNSFESRVSFNYIKTESRGRASQSYSPLTGNVNQMFNQWFQRQLGMDELKNYRLEDGSIATWNIIDPTAENLTPQYWNSPYFTTHENVPFEDRNRVYGNYTLNYNITKNLQATARVHADVYGFNVEDRIASGGLNTDWYSVQQRSRREMNYEGSLQYSKDFADFSVEGFVGANLRQQKYKFVRQSTQGGLTVPGLYNIDASADRPSTANETQEKEVRSVYGTVNIGWKDMLYADITLRNDWSSALPEDNNSYLYYGFSGSFVFTELSLFDNIDWLTYGKIRASMAQVGNDLDPYQVSGNYNVQPPRGSYPAMRVPQTRSNPNLEAAISTDYELGTDLRFLEGRLRLDGTWYQSVSENEILNLQLSATSGYDQLLVNAGEFVKNGVEVQFGGTPIEKENFTLNTTFNWGKLLKNEVVELAPQINSRLLDNARFISQLYAREGETWGKIVSNGYKRHKNGEPIFNPKTGGYKTATNVDHGTILPDWNGGFRADFKYKNWSLGAFIEFQKGGQFYSMSKMFNNYAGLGAATAGTNTLGNPLRNQLRDKNGNVPVDGNGDPLSAIPLDQAGDDSGGILVEGVDENGDPVQYMAYTRDFYYTEFINQEAYLYDASYIKLKSVSLGYSLSGSTLESLPIESVNISVHAQNPLIIWASVNDVDASIIQESGNDFGGWWEGGSLPGARSIGFTVNVGL, from the coding sequence ATGCTTAGAAAGTTACTTTTTACGGCAATAGCATGTCTTTTGGCTATCGGATCTGCGTTTGCGCAGACTGCTAGTATAAGTGGGACTGTTATTGACGCAAGTTCGGGAGAAACTTTACCAGGGGTAAATGTATTTTTGCCTGAGTTACAACGGGGTTCACCCACTAACGCCCAAGGTGAGTTTGAAATATCTAATATTGAATATGGCACTTATACTATTCGTGTTAGTTTTATCGGTTACGAAACTAATGAACAGCAAGTAGAAATAGATCAAGCTAATACAAAACTAGAAATTCAATTAGCATCAAAACAGATGCAGTTGGATGATGTTGTTGTAACAGCTTTTGGACTTGCCCGGGAAGAGCGATCTGTCAGTTATTCTGTTCAAGAGGTGAGCGGTGAAAATTTGACGATGGCTAGTGAGGAAAACCTTGTTGGATCTCTTTCTGGAAAAATATCCGGCGTGCAAGTTATCGGATCTCCCGGTGCATCGTTAGGGGGATCAGAAAAAATTCGTATTCGTGGTGAGTCAGGTCTCTCTGCAAGCAATCCACTATTTGTTGTGGATGGTACACCTATTAGTAATAGAAGTTTTAACATTAATAATCGTGACTTCGGTAACCTAGCACAAGACTTGAATATAGGTGATGTTGAGTCTATTTCTGTATTAAAGGGAGCATCAGCTTCTGCCCTATATGGGAATCGTGCTGCTGATGGAGTTATTGTTATAGAAACAAAGTCTGGCCAGGCAGGACAATCGGCGGATATTGAATTTACGAATTCAACTGTTATTTCTAAGGTTTATAAGTTGCCCGACTATCAAAATAAATACGCAGGGGGTTACAGTGGCGAGCTTGTGAATTATACTGATCCTGAAACAGGTAATTCAGTTCCAGGACTGGAATATGAAGCTGATGAAAGTTGGGGGCCTCCTATGGAAGGACAAAAATATCGACCATGGTATTCTTGGTATCACGGTGATTTTACTGGTGATGGGAAGGATGATTATGGTACTACTACTACTCTTGATCCTAATCCGGATAATGTCAGAAATTTTTATGATACCGGAGTGAAAGTATCAAACAGCTTAGCAATTAGTGGGGGTTCTAAGAATGGGACATATCGTGTATCAGTTAAGGACCTCAATAAAACTGGAGTAATGCCTAACTCCAAGTTGGACAAGACGTTTTTAAATTTTAAGGGATCATTAAAACACGGTAATAGCTTTGAGTCCCGTGTATCATTCAACTATATAAAAACGGAATCCAGAGGGCGTGCTTCTCAATCTTATTCTCCACTGACAGGTAATGTAAATCAAATGTTTAATCAGTGGTTCCAGCGTCAATTAGGTATGGATGAGTTGAAAAACTATCGTCTCGAAGATGGTTCTATTGCAACTTGGAATATCATTGATCCAACTGCAGAAAACTTGACTCCTCAATATTGGAACTCACCTTATTTTACTACACATGAAAATGTTCCTTTTGAAGATCGAAATAGGGTATATGGTAACTATACATTGAATTACAATATCACAAAAAACTTGCAGGCTACTGCTCGAGTACATGCCGATGTATATGGTTTTAATGTAGAGGATCGTATCGCTTCAGGTGGTTTGAATACGGATTGGTATAGCGTACAGCAAAGAAGTCGTAGAGAAATGAACTATGAAGGTTCATTACAGTACTCTAAGGACTTTGCAGATTTTTCTGTCGAAGGTTTCGTTGGAGCAAATCTAAGACAGCAGAAGTACAAGTTTGTACGTCAATCAACACAGGGAGGGCTGACTGTTCCCGGTCTGTACAATATTGATGCTTCTGCAGACAGGCCATCAACTGCAAATGAAACACAAGAAAAAGAAGTTCGCAGTGTATATGGGACAGTAAATATTGGCTGGAAAGATATGTTATATGCTGATATTACATTGCGTAATGACTGGTCATCCGCTCTGCCCGAAGATAATAATTCGTATTTATATTATGGTTTCTCAGGTAGTTTTGTTTTTACAGAGCTGTCACTATTTGATAATATAGATTGGTTAACTTACGGTAAAATTCGTGCATCCATGGCACAAGTGGGTAATGATCTTGATCCATATCAAGTGTCAGGGAACTATAATGTTCAGCCACCACGGGGAAGTTATCCGGCGATGAGGGTACCACAGACAAGGTCCAACCCTAATTTAGAAGCAGCTATTTCTACCGACTATGAGCTCGGTACTGACTTGCGGTTTTTGGAGGGGCGGCTAAGATTAGATGGTACTTGGTATCAGTCTGTTAGTGAGAATGAAATTCTTAACCTTCAGCTTTCGGCAACAAGTGGTTACGATCAGTTGCTAGTTAATGCTGGTGAGTTCGTTAAAAATGGAGTCGAAGTCCAATTTGGTGGTACACCTATTGAAAAGGAGAACTTTACTCTCAATACTACTTTTAATTGGGGGAAGCTCCTCAAAAATGAGGTTGTCGAATTGGCTCCCCAAATTAATAGCCGCTTATTGGATAATGCCAGGTTCATTTCTCAACTTTACGCTCGGGAAGGGGAAACTTGGGGTAAAATTGTAAGTAATGGTTATAAACGTCATAAAAACGGGGAGCCCATTTTTAATCCCAAGACTGGCGGATATAAAACCGCTACTAATGTAGATCACGGTACTATTCTACCCGATTGGAATGGTGGTTTCCGAGCTGACTTTAAATATAAGAACTGGTCACTCGGTGCTTTTATTGAATTCCAAAAAGGAGGTCAGTTCTATTCTATGTCCAAAATGTTCAATAATTATGCTGGTCTTGGTGCGGCAACTGCTGGTACAAATACCTTGGGCAATCCATTGCGAAATCAGTTAAGAGATAAAAATGGCAATGTACCGGTAGATGGAAATGGAGACCCTCTTTCAGCAATTCCATTGGATCAAGCAGGTGATGATTCAGGTGGTATCTTGGTTGAGGGGGTAGATGAGAACGGTGACCCTGTACAATACATGGCTTATACACGGGACTT
- a CDS encoding YifB family Mg chelatase-like AAA ATPase has protein sequence MLSRVYCASTIGVDARLIEVEIHMSPGGMPKYFLVGLPDRAVSESSDRIEAALKNSNAEFPGGRVTVNLAPADLPKEGSAFDLPIAVTLLNVSGQIKTDKLENTIILGELALDGQLRAVKGVLPMAVQARNKGLENMIVPKENGPEAAVVDGIDVFAFSHLTEVMEWLKDESSHSAMDVNVREMFSRNGKGEILDFSDVRGQENVKRALEVAAAGGHNVVMVGPPGSGKTMMARRLPTILPPLTLDEALETTKIHSVAGLLPGGEALVTQRPFRSPHHTVSDVALVGGGSIPMPGEISRAHNGVLFLDELPEFKRSALEVMRQPLEDGSVSISRARMSVSYPSRIMLVASMNPSPTGDWYDPTDPGGASPAQMQRYLSKISGPMLDRIDLHIDVQKVSYEELSSESKGEPSKAIRQRVINARKIQTRRFDGIENVYCNAQMSTKMSRKVCVLDDASAQMVKKAITSLGLSARAYDRILKVSRTIADLEEEPDIVPNHIAEAIQYRSLDREGWLG, from the coding sequence ATGTTATCACGTGTTTATTGTGCTTCTACTATTGGTGTTGATGCTCGCCTTATCGAAGTTGAAATTCATATGTCGCCCGGGGGCATGCCTAAATATTTTTTAGTGGGCTTACCCGATCGAGCGGTAAGCGAATCCAGCGACCGTATAGAAGCAGCACTCAAAAACTCCAATGCAGAATTTCCTGGTGGACGTGTTACCGTGAATTTGGCACCGGCCGATCTGCCGAAAGAGGGAAGTGCGTTTGATCTACCGATCGCAGTAACGCTGCTTAATGTTTCTGGGCAAATAAAAACGGATAAGTTGGAGAACACAATTATCTTAGGAGAGTTAGCCTTGGACGGCCAATTGCGTGCTGTTAAAGGAGTATTGCCCATGGCTGTACAAGCACGTAATAAAGGACTGGAAAACATGATTGTACCCAAGGAGAATGGTCCCGAGGCTGCTGTTGTAGATGGGATTGATGTGTTTGCATTTTCTCACTTAACGGAAGTAATGGAATGGTTAAAAGATGAAAGTTCTCATTCTGCGATGGATGTAAATGTAAGGGAAATGTTCAGTAGAAACGGGAAAGGGGAGATTTTGGATTTTAGCGATGTGAGAGGACAGGAGAATGTTAAAAGAGCACTTGAAGTTGCTGCCGCCGGCGGACATAACGTTGTGATGGTAGGTCCTCCCGGATCAGGTAAAACGATGATGGCTCGTCGCTTGCCTACTATTTTGCCCCCGTTAACGTTAGATGAAGCCTTGGAGACCACAAAAATACACTCGGTAGCGGGATTGTTGCCCGGCGGTGAAGCATTGGTGACCCAGCGCCCCTTTCGTTCTCCGCATCATACCGTCTCGGACGTAGCATTAGTCGGTGGGGGAAGTATTCCGATGCCGGGTGAAATATCAAGGGCACACAACGGGGTATTATTTTTGGATGAACTGCCTGAATTCAAAAGAAGTGCTCTCGAGGTGATGCGTCAACCATTGGAAGATGGGAGCGTCAGTATTTCGCGTGCTCGCATGAGCGTTAGTTATCCCAGTCGTATTATGTTAGTAGCTTCTATGAACCCATCCCCAACAGGAGACTGGTATGATCCGACTGATCCCGGCGGGGCTTCACCAGCACAAATGCAGCGCTATTTAAGTAAGATCAGTGGGCCAATGCTCGATCGTATTGATCTACATATAGATGTGCAAAAGGTGAGTTATGAAGAGCTCTCCAGTGAATCTAAAGGAGAGCCATCAAAGGCAATTCGCCAGAGAGTCATCAATGCGCGTAAAATACAGACTAGGCGCTTTGATGGTATCGAAAATGTATATTGCAATGCACAGATGAGCACAAAGATGTCGCGCAAGGTATGTGTTTTAGACGATGCCAGTGCACAGATGGTAAAAAAAGCTATTACTTCGTTGGGCCTTTCGGCTCGTGCATATGATCGTATTCTTAAAGTTTCTCGCACAATTGCCGATCTCGAAGAGGAACCAGATATTGTTCCTAATCATATTGCCGAAGCCATTCAGTACCGTAGCCTAGACCGAGAAGGGTGGCTAGGATAA
- a CDS encoding DUF4342 domain-containing protein — protein METSEKSRKTFTEEIKGTVSEIISQVKKIIKKGNARRILIKNKDGKVLFQSQLTVGVGGAALLTSIAPVVSAISMFVLFSNDVKVIVERYPNEESEDEYEVEADFIEIRDDEDENEAEKKNKKNSHGETDKTVGKDDSDQ, from the coding sequence ATGGAAACATCAGAAAAATCCAGAAAAACATTTACAGAAGAAATTAAAGGGACTGTTTCTGAAATCATTTCCCAGGTAAAAAAAATTATTAAAAAAGGAAATGCACGACGTATCCTTATTAAGAACAAAGATGGTAAAGTTCTATTTCAGTCACAATTAACGGTAGGTGTGGGTGGAGCGGCTCTTTTAACATCGATAGCCCCCGTTGTATCGGCCATCAGCATGTTCGTACTTTTTTCCAATGACGTAAAAGTCATTGTGGAACGCTACCCAAATGAAGAATCGGAGGATGAATATGAAGTTGAAGCAGATTTTATAGAGATCCGTGATGATGAGGATGAAAATGAGGCAGAGAAAAAAAATAAGAAAAACTCCCATGGAGAAACTGACAAAACGGTAGGGAAAGATGACAGCGATCAATAA
- a CDS encoding spinster family MFS transporter, protein MSLTKDKAKNLVSSPYAWLVLGLLTLIYISSFVDRQIIAVLAPQIQQELSLSNFQVGLLYGTAFSFIYALCGVPMGRLADIYSRKIMIVTGLVVWSLMTVISGFANTLVALIVARFFVGMSESALSPAVYSLLSDYFHPTQRATVFSIYAAGIFIGVGVAFLGGGTIAQAYDWRIALIAVGAPGLLIAAIAWLVVRELPRGIMQTNQRFETRQSFIEVVTYILSKKTIRYHFLGFSFLAFTGYTILGFVGIVLKDIHNSASLTPQYGWFMLTTGVSVMASGKIADWLAKKWNASYRFVMGMVAGLACLPLYYLGLFAESATMALILIGSANVISSSYNGVAAALIQYLVKPNMRALAGGLYLFVVSVVGFGVGPPLTGWLMDTIFTGHYGPAKALMLVFTCCGVLGSLCFWKAMQSYHLDEEMEQVLG, encoded by the coding sequence ATGTCTCTAACAAAAGATAAAGCTAAAAATTTAGTATCAAGTCCATATGCGTGGCTTGTGCTTGGGTTACTCACGCTCATCTATATTTCCAGTTTTGTCGATCGGCAAATTATTGCCGTTTTAGCTCCACAAATTCAACAAGAACTTTCGCTCAGTAATTTCCAGGTAGGTTTGCTTTATGGTACTGCATTCTCTTTTATTTATGCCCTTTGTGGGGTCCCCATGGGGCGGCTTGCTGATATATATTCTCGTAAAATAATGATTGTCACTGGCCTGGTGGTTTGGAGCCTAATGACCGTTATAAGTGGTTTTGCAAACACACTTGTTGCCTTAATAGTAGCACGGTTTTTTGTTGGAATGAGCGAGTCAGCTCTTAGTCCGGCCGTCTATTCCCTGCTCTCAGATTATTTTCATCCTACCCAGCGCGCAACGGTATTTTCTATATATGCAGCAGGTATTTTTATAGGAGTTGGTGTTGCTTTTTTAGGAGGAGGAACTATTGCGCAGGCATATGACTGGCGAATAGCATTAATTGCCGTAGGGGCGCCGGGTTTGCTGATTGCCGCGATTGCATGGTTGGTTGTGCGAGAACTGCCTCGCGGTATTATGCAAACCAATCAGCGATTTGAAACTCGACAGAGCTTTATAGAAGTAGTGACCTATATTCTTAGTAAGAAAACAATTCGATACCACTTTTTAGGTTTTTCTTTTTTAGCTTTTACCGGTTATACGATATTAGGATTTGTTGGCATTGTGTTAAAAGATATACATAATTCGGCTTCACTCACTCCTCAATATGGCTGGTTTATGCTGACAACAGGAGTAAGTGTAATGGCTTCAGGAAAGATAGCAGATTGGTTGGCTAAAAAATGGAATGCATCATACCGTTTTGTAATGGGGATGGTGGCTGGATTGGCTTGCTTGCCGCTGTACTATCTTGGTTTATTTGCAGAATCAGCAACAATGGCCTTGATTTTAATAGGCAGTGCTAATGTAATCTCCTCCTCATATAATGGTGTTGCAGCTGCATTGATTCAGTACTTAGTGAAGCCCAATATGCGAGCGTTAGCCGGTGGGCTATATCTATTTGTAGTTAGTGTGGTTGGGTTTGGTGTGGGGCCGCCCCTTACCGGTTGGTTGATGGATACGATATTTACCGGTCATTATGGCCCTGCCAAAGCATTAATGCTAGTGTTTACATGCTGTGGTGTACTGGGTAGCCTTTGTTTTTGGAAGGCAATGCAGAGTTATCATTTAGATGAAGAAATGGAGCAGGTTTTAGGATAG
- a CDS encoding NAD(P) transhydrogenase subunit alpha, translating into MSGLIFNLFIFVLASFVGFELISKVPPTLHTPLMSGANAISGITIIGALVIAGQVDHEFAQIIGFMAIVFATINVVGGFMVTDRMLEMFKKKDKNDE; encoded by the coding sequence ATGTCTGGACTCATATTTAATCTCTTTATTTTTGTGCTGGCCTCATTTGTGGGGTTTGAGCTCATTTCAAAAGTGCCACCCACCTTACACACTCCACTTATGTCGGGTGCAAATGCCATATCGGGTATTACCATTATCGGTGCCTTGGTAATTGCTGGGCAAGTTGATCATGAATTTGCCCAAATTATAGGCTTTATGGCCATTGTATTCGCAACCATTAACGTTGTAGGCGGCTTTATGGTAACCGACCGCATGCTGGAAATGTTCAAGAAAAAAGATAAAAACGATGAGTGA
- a CDS encoding Re/Si-specific NAD(P)(+) transhydrogenase subunit alpha, with protein sequence MTVILAIPKETGEREQRVALTPDTVEKLCEEGLDIRIQSNAGKAANYLDENYRETGASIISDRSQLFSEADILISIQTPPKTDIEQMKAGSILICFLWALQNEETVTQLKEQEITALGMDAIPRISRAQNMDALSSMSSIAGYKAALIGANKLDRYLPMMMTAAGTIAPAKVLVLGAGVAGLQSIATAKRLGAVVEAFDIRPAVKEQVESLGATFVEVPDLDEESETEGGYAKELAEDEQERQRQVIHQHVKKSDIVITTALIPGKPAPLLITKEMVQDMHAGAVIVDLAAEQGGNCELTKPGETTVINDVNIVGPLNIPSMLAYHASQMYSKNMMALLKHLLREGEPTFDFEDEITLNTTITHQGEIISPMLKSE encoded by the coding sequence ATGACCGTGATTTTAGCTATTCCAAAAGAAACAGGTGAGCGTGAACAGCGGGTTGCTCTAACCCCCGATACGGTAGAAAAACTCTGTGAAGAAGGTTTGGATATCCGTATTCAAAGTAATGCTGGCAAAGCCGCTAATTATCTTGATGAAAACTACCGGGAAACCGGGGCTTCAATAATATCTGATCGCAGCCAACTCTTTAGCGAAGCAGATATATTGATTAGTATTCAAACACCTCCTAAAACAGATATTGAACAGATGAAAGCAGGAAGCATTTTAATATGTTTCCTATGGGCTCTCCAAAATGAAGAGACTGTCACCCAGCTTAAAGAACAAGAGATTACCGCATTGGGGATGGATGCTATACCCCGTATCTCTCGGGCACAAAATATGGATGCTCTTTCCTCAATGAGTTCTATTGCCGGTTATAAAGCAGCACTTATTGGGGCCAACAAATTAGATCGCTACCTACCTATGATGATGACTGCAGCAGGTACTATCGCACCGGCCAAAGTTCTGGTTTTAGGAGCCGGTGTTGCCGGACTACAGTCAATAGCTACTGCTAAACGGTTAGGAGCTGTTGTTGAGGCTTTTGATATACGACCGGCCGTTAAGGAACAAGTTGAGAGCCTCGGTGCTACTTTTGTTGAAGTTCCAGACCTTGATGAAGAATCAGAAACGGAAGGCGGTTATGCCAAAGAACTTGCCGAAGATGAGCAAGAACGTCAGCGACAGGTTATTCACCAACACGTAAAAAAATCTGACATTGTTATCACAACGGCGCTCATTCCCGGCAAGCCTGCCCCACTGCTCATTACCAAAGAGATGGTGCAAGATATGCATGCAGGTGCTGTTATTGTAGATTTGGCAGCAGAACAAGGAGGAAATTGTGAGCTTACGAAACCGGGAGAAACCACTGTTATCAATGATGTTAATATCGTTGGTCCGCTTAATATCCCAAGTATGCTTGCATACCATGCCAGCCAAATGTATTCAAAAAATATGATGGCCTTGTTAAAACATTTACTGCGCGAGGGTGAACCAACATTTGATTTCGAAGATGAAATCACACTCAATACAACAATAACGCATCAGGGTGAAATTATTAGTCCCATGCTAAAATCAGAATAG